In Osmerus mordax isolate fOsmMor3 chromosome 24, fOsmMor3.pri, whole genome shotgun sequence, the following are encoded in one genomic region:
- the LOC136932606 gene encoding hydroxycarboxylic acid receptor 3-like, translated as MVTMVRCVDVDLLARVLPPLLLLECVLGILGNSLALWIFCFHLKPWKSSTVFLFNLALADFLLNTGLPARVSYYLLGMDWRFGDASCTISLFMFALNRRGSILFLMAIAVDRYVRVVHPHHPLNSMSLLKASCLSVGLWILNASSNAHLLTRSHYFQTENSTQHRCESFTHNDELNRSMFILEFLLSLGIILFCSQRISGKLRARQLDKTSRICRVQRSLWVVTVMFIICFLPSNITRFLIWARNAFAAEEGDCDSRKPLETSFYITLCLTYLNSMLDPVVYYFINPSFKRIYRKLLKYSLEKIRGDKKDERAAPELSVQDNTNKDQLTT; from the coding sequence ATGGTAACGATGGTGCGGTGTGTCGACGTAGATCTGCTCGCCAGGGTCCTTCCTCCCCTGTTGCTGCTGGAGTGCGTTCTTGGTATCCTTGGTAACAGCCTGGCCCTCTGGATCTTCTGCTTCCACCTGAAGCCATGGAAAAgcagcactgtgttcctgtttAACCTGGCGCTTGCTGACTTCCTGCTCAACACGGGACTGCCAGCCCGAGTCAGTTACTACCTGTTAGGGATGGACTGGAGGTTTGGAGATGCTTCCtgtaccatctctctcttcatgttTGCTCTGAACCGTAGAGGGAGTATTCTGTTCTTGATGGCCATCGCTGTGGACCGCTACGTCCGCGTGGTTCATCCTCACCACCCCCTGAACTCCATGTCCCTCTTAAAAGCCTCGTGCCTTTCAGTCGGGCTCTGGATACTCAACGCGTCTTCCAACGCACACCTGCTTACCCGCTCCCACTACTTCCAGACGGAAAACTCCACGCAGCACAGGTGCGAGAGTTTCACCCACAACGACGAGCTGAACAGATCCATGTTCATCCTGGagttcctgctctctctaggGATCATCCTGTTCTGCTCACAGAGGATTTCAGGCAAACTGCGGGCCAGACAGCTGGACAAGACGTCTCGCATCTGCAGGGTGCAGAGGAGTCTCTGGGTGGTGACCGTCATGTTCATCATCTGCTTCCTCCCGAGCAACATCACCCGGTTCCTAATCTGGGCCAGAAACGCTTTCGCTGCCGAAGAGGGAGACTGCGATAGCCGCAAACCTCTGGAGACGTCCTTCTACATCACCCTCTGCCTGACCTACCTCAACAGCATGCTGGACCCGGTCGTTTATTACTTCATAAACCCGTCGTTCAAGAGAATCTACAGAAAGCTCCTGAAATACAGCCTGGAGAAGATCAGGGGAGACAAGAAAGATGAACGGGCCGCCCCAGAGCTGTCTGTTCAGGATAACACCAATAAGGACCAACTGACTACTTAA